One Ricinus communis isolate WT05 ecotype wild-type chromosome 1, ASM1957865v1, whole genome shotgun sequence DNA window includes the following coding sequences:
- the LOC8262265 gene encoding fructose-bisphosphate aldolase, cytoplasmic isozyme 1, which translates to MSAFVGKYAEELIKTAKYIATPGKGILAADESTGTIGKRLASINVENVESNRQALRELLFTSPNALSHLSGVILFEETLYQKTSDGKPFVEVLQENNVVPGIKVDKGTVELAGTNGETTTQGFDSLGARCQQYYKAGARFAKWRAVLKIGPTEPSELAIQQNAQGLARYAIICQENGLVPIVEPEILTDGPHDIKKCAAMTEIVLAAVYKALNDQHVLLEGTLLKPNMVTPGSDSPKVTPEMIAEYTVTALRRTVPPAVPGIVFLSGGQSEEEATLNLNAMNKLPVLKPWTLSFSFGRALQQSTLKIWAGKKENIEKAQEVFLVRCKSNSEATLGKYTGGGASGLASESLYVKGYKY; encoded by the exons ATGTCGGCCTTTGTTGGCAAATATGCAG AGGAGCTGATCAAGACTGCCAAGTACATTGCCACACCAGGGAAGGGCATTTTGGCAGCAGATGAGAGCACAGGAACCATTGGCAAGCGTTTAGCCAGCATAAACGTTGAGAATGTTGAGTCGAACCGCCAAGCACTCCGCGAGCTCCTTTTCACCTCCCCCAATGCCCTCTCCCACCTTTCAGGTGTTATCCTCTTTGAAGAAACTCTCTACCAGAAAACCTCTGATGGGAAACCATTCGTTGAAGTCCTCCAAGAAAACAATGTTGTTCCTGGTATCAAAGTTGACAAGGGCACGGTTGAATTAGCAGGCACGAATGGTGAAACTACTACTCAAGGCTTTGACTCGCTTGGCGCTCGCTGCCAGCAGTACTACAAGGCAGGTGCCCGATTCGCCAAGTGGCGTGCTGTCCTTAAGATTGGTCCGACTGAGCCTTCTGAATTGGCAATCCAGCAGAATGCTCAGGGCTTGGCTCGTTATGCCATTATTTGTCAGGAAAATGGACTGGTGCCAATTGTGGAGCCTGAGATCTTGACCGACGGTCCTCATGATATCAAGAAGTGTGCTGCTATGACTGAAATTGTGCTTGCAGCAGTTTACAAGGCACTGAATGATCAACATGTCCTTCTTGAAGGGACTCTCCTCAAGCCTAACATGGTTACTCCTGGCTCTGATAGCCCAAAG GTAACACCAGAGATGATTGCCGAGTACACTGTTACTGCACTACGCCGGACAGTTCCACCAGCTGTTCCAGGGATTGTGTTTCTGTCAGGTGGACAAAGTGAAGAGGAGGCAACCCTGAATCTCAATGCAATGAACAAGCttccagtgttgaaaccatgGACACTGTCCTTCTCCTTCGGACGAGCATTGCAACAAAGCACACTCAAAATATGGGcaggaaagaaagagaatatcGAGAAAGCTCAGGAAGTATTCTTGGTGAGGTGCAAGAGCAATTCTGAAGCAACTCTTGGGAAGTACACTGGAGGAGGTGCTAGTGGGTTGGCTTCTGAGAGCTTGTACGTTAAGGGATACAAGTACTAG
- the LOC8262266 gene encoding uridine kinase-like protein 3 isoform X2 — protein sequence MESKSVVDMIEASSRAHFSGFHMDGLGSRNTEMAQPMTSATEDMYKQPFVIGVAGGAASGKTTVCDMIIQQLHDQRVVLVNQDSFYQNLTEEELTRVHDYNFDHPDAFDTEQLLCAMEKLRHGQAVDIPNYDFKSYKNDVFPARRVNPSDVIILEGILVFHDQRVRDLMNMKIFVDTDADVRLARRIRRDTAEKGRDIGAVLDQYSKFVKPAFDDFILPTKKYADIIIPRGGDNHVAVDLIVQHIRTKLGQHDLCKIYPNLYVIQSTFQIRGMHTLIRDAQTTKHDFVFYADRLIRLVVEHGLGHLPFTEKQVTTPTGSVYTGVDFCKRLCGVSVIRSGESMENALRACCKGIKIGKILIHREGDNGQQLIYEKLPQDISNRHVLLLDPILGTGNSAVQAISLLIRKGVPEPNIIFLNLISAPQGVHVVCKRFPRIKIVTSEIEIGLNEDFRVIPGMGEFGDRYFGTDDDDQPVVVPTQKIN from the exons GAGGCCTCCTCACGGGCCCATTTTTCTGGGTTTCACATGGATGGTTTGGGGTCAAGAAATACTGAGATGGCACAACCAATGACCTCTGCAACTGAAGACATGTATAAACAACCTTTTGTCATTG GAGTTGCTGGGGGAGCAGCTTCTGGGAAGACTACAGTTTGTGATATGATTATTCAGCAACTTCATGATCAGCGTGTGGTGCTTGTTAATCAG GATTCCTTTTATCAGAATCTGACTGAGGAGGAACTTACAAGAGTACACGATTACAACTTTGACCATCCCG ATGCATTTGACACTGAACAATTATTATGTGCCATGGAGAAGTTGAGGCATGGGCAAGCAGTAGATATTCCAAACTATGATTTCAAGAGTTACAAAAACGATGTTTTCCCTGCAAGAAGG GTCAATCCTTCAGATGTTATAATTTTGGAAGGCATACTTGTTTTTCACGATCAACGTGTTCGAGATTTGATGAACATGAAGATATTTGTTGATACAG ATGCTGATGTACGTCTGGCAAGAAGAATAAGGCGTGATACGGCTGAGAAGGGTAGAGATATAGGTGCAGTACTTGATCAG TACTCAAAATTTGTGAAGCCAGCTTTTGATGACTTCATACTTCCAACAAAGAAATATGCAGATATCATCATTCCCCGTGGAGGAGATAATCATGTTGCCGTTGACTTGATTGTACAGCATATTCGCACAAAGCTTGGCCAACATGATCTGTGTAAAATATATCCTAACTTATATGTTATCCAATCAACCTTTCAG ATACGTGGTATGCATACCCTTATACGTGATGCTCAAACAACAAAACATGACTTTGTTTTTTATGCTGATCGACTGATTCGTTTG GTTGTCGAACATGGTTTAGGACACCTACCATTTACAGAAAAGCAAGTGACCACACCCACAG GGTCGGTATATACAGGTGTGGATTTCTGTAAGAGGCTATGTGGTGTTTCTGTTATTAGAAG TGGTGAGAGTATGGAGAATGCTTTGCGAGCATGTTGTAAAGGTATCAAGATTGGGAAGATACTTATTCATAGAGAAGGTGACAATGGACAGCAG CTAATCTATGAAAAATTGCCACAAGACATCTCAAATAGACATGTGCTGCTATTGGATCCCATTCTAGGGACAG GCAACTCGGCTGTTCAAGCTATCTCTTTACTAATTAGAAAGGGTGTCCCAGAGCCCAacattatatttcttaatcttATATCT GCACCTCAGGGAGTGCATGTGGTCTGCAAAAGATTCCCAAGAATAAAGATTGTTACGTCTGAGATTGAAATTGGATTGAATGAAGATTTCCGCGTCATTCCTGGCATGGGAGAATTTGGAGACAGATATTTTGGCACGGATGACGATGACCAACCAGTGGTGGTCCCAACACAAAAGATCAACTAA
- the LOC8262266 gene encoding uridine kinase-like protein 3 isoform X1 codes for MESKSVVDMIEASSRAHFSGFHMDGLGSRNTEMAQPMTSATEDMYKQPFVIGVAGGAASGKTTVCDMIIQQLHDQRVVLVNQDSFYQNLTEEELTRVHDYNFDHPDAFDTEQLLCAMEKLRHGQAVDIPNYDFKSYKNDVFPARRVNPSDVIILEGILVFHDQRVRDLMNMKIFVDTDADVRLARRIRRDTAEKGRDIGAVLDQYSKFVKPAFDDFILPTKKYADIIIPRGGDNHVAVDLIVQHIRTKLGQHDLCKIYPNLYVIQSTFQIRGMHTLIRDAQTTKHDFVFYADRLIRLVVEHGLGHLPFTEKQVTTPTGSVYTGVDFCKRLCGVSVIRSGESMENALRACCKGIKIGKILIHREGDNGQQVCGSLCTCWSASGEGVSMCHRTAYFLNVSMFWQLIYEKLPQDISNRHVLLLDPILGTGNSAVQAISLLIRKGVPEPNIIFLNLISAPQGVHVVCKRFPRIKIVTSEIEIGLNEDFRVIPGMGEFGDRYFGTDDDDQPVVVPTQKIN; via the exons GAGGCCTCCTCACGGGCCCATTTTTCTGGGTTTCACATGGATGGTTTGGGGTCAAGAAATACTGAGATGGCACAACCAATGACCTCTGCAACTGAAGACATGTATAAACAACCTTTTGTCATTG GAGTTGCTGGGGGAGCAGCTTCTGGGAAGACTACAGTTTGTGATATGATTATTCAGCAACTTCATGATCAGCGTGTGGTGCTTGTTAATCAG GATTCCTTTTATCAGAATCTGACTGAGGAGGAACTTACAAGAGTACACGATTACAACTTTGACCATCCCG ATGCATTTGACACTGAACAATTATTATGTGCCATGGAGAAGTTGAGGCATGGGCAAGCAGTAGATATTCCAAACTATGATTTCAAGAGTTACAAAAACGATGTTTTCCCTGCAAGAAGG GTCAATCCTTCAGATGTTATAATTTTGGAAGGCATACTTGTTTTTCACGATCAACGTGTTCGAGATTTGATGAACATGAAGATATTTGTTGATACAG ATGCTGATGTACGTCTGGCAAGAAGAATAAGGCGTGATACGGCTGAGAAGGGTAGAGATATAGGTGCAGTACTTGATCAG TACTCAAAATTTGTGAAGCCAGCTTTTGATGACTTCATACTTCCAACAAAGAAATATGCAGATATCATCATTCCCCGTGGAGGAGATAATCATGTTGCCGTTGACTTGATTGTACAGCATATTCGCACAAAGCTTGGCCAACATGATCTGTGTAAAATATATCCTAACTTATATGTTATCCAATCAACCTTTCAG ATACGTGGTATGCATACCCTTATACGTGATGCTCAAACAACAAAACATGACTTTGTTTTTTATGCTGATCGACTGATTCGTTTG GTTGTCGAACATGGTTTAGGACACCTACCATTTACAGAAAAGCAAGTGACCACACCCACAG GGTCGGTATATACAGGTGTGGATTTCTGTAAGAGGCTATGTGGTGTTTCTGTTATTAGAAG TGGTGAGAGTATGGAGAATGCTTTGCGAGCATGTTGTAAAGGTATCAAGATTGGGAAGATACTTATTCATAGAGAAGGTGACAATGGACAGCAGGTTTGTGGCTCTCTTTGTACTTGTTGGAGTGCGTCTGGTGAGGGTGTCTCTATGTGTCACAGAACAGCTTATTTTCTCAATGTTTCAATGTTTTGGCAGCTAATCTATGAAAAATTGCCACAAGACATCTCAAATAGACATGTGCTGCTATTGGATCCCATTCTAGGGACAG GCAACTCGGCTGTTCAAGCTATCTCTTTACTAATTAGAAAGGGTGTCCCAGAGCCCAacattatatttcttaatcttATATCT GCACCTCAGGGAGTGCATGTGGTCTGCAAAAGATTCCCAAGAATAAAGATTGTTACGTCTGAGATTGAAATTGGATTGAATGAAGATTTCCGCGTCATTCCTGGCATGGGAGAATTTGGAGACAGATATTTTGGCACGGATGACGATGACCAACCAGTGGTGGTCCCAACACAAAAGATCAACTAA
- the LOC8262266 gene encoding uridine kinase-like protein 3 isoform X3, giving the protein MRCWLGLSILLDSFYQNLTEEELTRVHDYNFDHPDAFDTEQLLCAMEKLRHGQAVDIPNYDFKSYKNDVFPARRVNPSDVIILEGILVFHDQRVRDLMNMKIFVDTDADVRLARRIRRDTAEKGRDIGAVLDQYSKFVKPAFDDFILPTKKYADIIIPRGGDNHVAVDLIVQHIRTKLGQHDLCKIYPNLYVIQSTFQIRGMHTLIRDAQTTKHDFVFYADRLIRLVVEHGLGHLPFTEKQVTTPTGSVYTGVDFCKRLCGVSVIRSGESMENALRACCKGIKIGKILIHREGDNGQQLIYEKLPQDISNRHVLLLDPILGTGNSAVQAISLLIRKGVPEPNIIFLNLISAPQGVHVVCKRFPRIKIVTSEIEIGLNEDFRVIPGMGEFGDRYFGTDDDDQPVVVPTQKIN; this is encoded by the exons ATGAGGTGCTGGCTTGGACTCTCTATCCTCCTG GATTCCTTTTATCAGAATCTGACTGAGGAGGAACTTACAAGAGTACACGATTACAACTTTGACCATCCCG ATGCATTTGACACTGAACAATTATTATGTGCCATGGAGAAGTTGAGGCATGGGCAAGCAGTAGATATTCCAAACTATGATTTCAAGAGTTACAAAAACGATGTTTTCCCTGCAAGAAGG GTCAATCCTTCAGATGTTATAATTTTGGAAGGCATACTTGTTTTTCACGATCAACGTGTTCGAGATTTGATGAACATGAAGATATTTGTTGATACAG ATGCTGATGTACGTCTGGCAAGAAGAATAAGGCGTGATACGGCTGAGAAGGGTAGAGATATAGGTGCAGTACTTGATCAG TACTCAAAATTTGTGAAGCCAGCTTTTGATGACTTCATACTTCCAACAAAGAAATATGCAGATATCATCATTCCCCGTGGAGGAGATAATCATGTTGCCGTTGACTTGATTGTACAGCATATTCGCACAAAGCTTGGCCAACATGATCTGTGTAAAATATATCCTAACTTATATGTTATCCAATCAACCTTTCAG ATACGTGGTATGCATACCCTTATACGTGATGCTCAAACAACAAAACATGACTTTGTTTTTTATGCTGATCGACTGATTCGTTTG GTTGTCGAACATGGTTTAGGACACCTACCATTTACAGAAAAGCAAGTGACCACACCCACAG GGTCGGTATATACAGGTGTGGATTTCTGTAAGAGGCTATGTGGTGTTTCTGTTATTAGAAG TGGTGAGAGTATGGAGAATGCTTTGCGAGCATGTTGTAAAGGTATCAAGATTGGGAAGATACTTATTCATAGAGAAGGTGACAATGGACAGCAG CTAATCTATGAAAAATTGCCACAAGACATCTCAAATAGACATGTGCTGCTATTGGATCCCATTCTAGGGACAG GCAACTCGGCTGTTCAAGCTATCTCTTTACTAATTAGAAAGGGTGTCCCAGAGCCCAacattatatttcttaatcttATATCT GCACCTCAGGGAGTGCATGTGGTCTGCAAAAGATTCCCAAGAATAAAGATTGTTACGTCTGAGATTGAAATTGGATTGAATGAAGATTTCCGCGTCATTCCTGGCATGGGAGAATTTGGAGACAGATATTTTGGCACGGATGACGATGACCAACCAGTGGTGGTCCCAACACAAAAGATCAACTAA